From a single Herbiconiux sp. SALV-R1 genomic region:
- a CDS encoding FKBP-type peptidyl-prolyl cis-trans isomerase produces MTDSTGSKPEIEFPEGPAPTTLEIVDIVEGTGAEAVPGGTVEVHYLGVEYETGEEFDSSWNRGETISFPLNGLIAGWQEGIPGMKAGGRRKLTIPPHLAYGPAGSGHFLAGKTLIFVIDLISVP; encoded by the coding sequence ATGACAGATTCCACCGGTTCCAAGCCCGAGATCGAATTCCCCGAAGGCCCCGCCCCCACCACGCTCGAGATCGTCGACATCGTCGAGGGCACCGGCGCCGAAGCCGTTCCCGGCGGCACCGTCGAGGTGCACTACCTCGGCGTCGAGTACGAGACCGGCGAAGAGTTCGACTCCTCCTGGAACCGCGGCGAGACCATCAGCTTCCCCCTCAACGGCCTCATCGCCGGCTGGCAGGAGGGCATCCCCGGCATGAAGGCAGGCGGCCGCCGCAAGCTCACCATCCCGCCCCACCTCGCCTACGGCCCCGCCGGCTCCGGCCACTTCCTCGCCGGCAAGACCCTCATCTTCGTCATCGACCTCATCTCGGTGCCGTGA
- a CDS encoding PrsW family intramembrane metalloprotease: protein MSAFDPSGVPTGGASGGAPADGAPAGGASAGGASGASAPAAVQSPAPQAPAAALPATPMMPVATRPRGASTSSLVFGIIGILVLGFVFLAVIAYLVLGLGPVAFVICAIVALVPLAVVITAITLIDRWEPEPRPALWFAFLWGAAASVAIALIADFSIQLIVYAASDGLNTTSELWGSVIQAPVVEEGAKAAGILILLLFFRKQFDGPVDGLVYGATIAAGFAFTENILYFGQSLIESGGIGLGFTFVLRGIMSPFAHVMFTACTGVALGFAVRRRNWLAGAGIFVLGLLLAIGLHALWNGSTYLVEGLGGFFLLYLVVQVPLFALAVVFVVLLRRAETRLTRARLQEYAAAGWFSPAEVDMLSTGTGRRQAKTWARTLPPGGSAAMKSFMKHATRLAFVRQRMLVGRSAIGPRHDEAQLLDELLADRAALGAVLQARGV from the coding sequence TTGAGTGCTTTCGACCCGTCCGGCGTGCCCACCGGGGGTGCCTCCGGTGGTGCTCCCGCTGATGGCGCTCCCGCCGGTGGTGCTTCTGCCGGTGGCGCCTCCGGCGCGTCTGCGCCCGCCGCCGTGCAGTCGCCCGCTCCCCAGGCGCCCGCGGCGGCCCTGCCCGCCACGCCCATGATGCCCGTCGCCACGCGACCGCGCGGGGCGTCGACCTCGTCGCTCGTGTTCGGCATCATCGGCATCCTCGTGCTCGGCTTCGTCTTCCTCGCGGTCATCGCGTACCTGGTGCTGGGGCTCGGGCCGGTGGCCTTCGTCATCTGCGCGATCGTCGCGCTGGTGCCGCTCGCCGTCGTCATCACGGCCATCACCCTCATCGACCGGTGGGAGCCCGAGCCGCGGCCCGCGCTGTGGTTCGCCTTCCTCTGGGGCGCTGCGGCATCCGTCGCCATCGCGCTCATCGCCGACTTCAGCATCCAGCTCATCGTGTACGCCGCGAGCGACGGGCTCAACACCACGAGCGAGCTGTGGGGTTCGGTCATCCAGGCGCCCGTTGTGGAGGAGGGGGCGAAGGCGGCGGGCATCCTCATCCTGCTGCTGTTCTTCCGCAAGCAGTTCGACGGGCCGGTCGACGGGCTCGTATATGGCGCCACCATCGCCGCCGGGTTCGCGTTCACCGAGAACATCCTGTACTTCGGGCAGTCGCTCATCGAGTCGGGCGGCATCGGGCTCGGCTTCACCTTCGTGCTGCGCGGCATCATGTCGCCGTTCGCCCACGTGATGTTCACCGCCTGCACGGGCGTGGCACTCGGCTTCGCGGTGCGGCGGCGCAACTGGCTGGCCGGCGCCGGCATCTTCGTGCTCGGACTGCTGCTCGCCATCGGGTTGCACGCGCTGTGGAACGGGTCGACCTACCTGGTCGAGGGGCTCGGCGGGTTCTTCCTGCTGTACCTCGTGGTGCAGGTGCCGCTGTTCGCGCTGGCGGTGGTGTTCGTCGTGCTGTTGCGCAGGGCCGAGACGAGATTGACGCGGGCACGGCTGCAGGAGTACGCGGCGGCGGGGTGGTTCAGCCCCGCGGAGGTCGACATGCTCTCCACCGGCACCGGGCGACGGCAGGCGAAGACCTGGGCGCGCACGCTGCCGCCCGGGGGGTCGGCCGCCATGAAGTCGTTCATGAAGCACGCCACCCGGCTCGCCTTCGTGCGGCAACGGATGCTCGTCGGCCGCTCGGCCATCGGCCCCCGCCACGACGAGGCACAGCTGCTCGACGAGCTGCTCGCCGACAGGGCCGCGCTCGGTGCGGTGCTGCAGGCGCGCGGGGTGTGA
- a CDS encoding FAD-binding oxidoreductase, producing the protein MTAAGLLERLRAELGDRVTTDAATLEQVRSDKSGWRSEEGALCVVAAESVADVQTAVRLAASAGVAIVPRGTGTGLAGGATSTEGSVVLALDRLDRIVEISLDDELAVVQAGVINQHLSDALLPHGYVYSPDPASKAISTIGGNIATNAGGLLCAKYGVTREAVLGLTVVLADGSLLHTGRRTVKGVTGYDLTALFTGSEGTLGVIVEATVRIRPLPAGPVVTLGAFFGSVTEAAAACAAVTAARLRPAVMELMDAAAVAAVNLLLGRPAAAAGAAYVLVQTDGAGAEIEAAEIAEVLGAAGALGLRSTADAAEGEAELAFRRSFHAALEADGDVLVEDVCVPRSRLAEMFAAIERIGAAYGLSIPTVSHAGDGNLHPNFVIPREGVARPPGAPLVVPDHVWAAADELFETCVALGGTLTGEHGVGLLKKRWLEGELGAEQLELQKRVKAVFDPRGVMNPGKVY; encoded by the coding sequence GTGACCGCGGCGGGGCTTCTCGAGCGGCTGCGGGCCGAACTCGGCGACCGGGTGACGACGGATGCCGCGACGCTCGAACAGGTGCGCAGCGACAAGTCGGGGTGGCGGTCGGAGGAGGGTGCGCTCTGCGTGGTGGCCGCCGAGTCGGTCGCCGACGTGCAGACGGCGGTGCGGCTCGCCGCTTCGGCAGGCGTCGCCATCGTGCCGCGCGGCACCGGCACGGGGCTCGCGGGCGGTGCCACCTCGACCGAGGGCTCGGTGGTGCTCGCCCTCGACCGGCTCGACCGCATCGTCGAGATCTCGCTCGACGACGAGCTCGCCGTGGTGCAGGCCGGCGTCATCAACCAGCACCTGAGCGACGCCCTGCTGCCGCACGGGTACGTCTACTCGCCCGACCCCGCCAGCAAGGCCATCTCGACCATCGGCGGCAACATCGCCACGAACGCCGGCGGCCTGCTCTGCGCGAAGTACGGGGTGACCCGGGAGGCGGTGCTCGGTCTCACCGTGGTGCTCGCCGACGGCTCGCTGCTGCACACCGGCCGGCGCACGGTGAAGGGCGTGACGGGCTACGACCTCACCGCCCTGTTCACCGGGTCGGAAGGAACACTGGGGGTGATCGTGGAGGCGACCGTGCGCATCCGCCCCCTGCCTGCCGGCCCCGTCGTCACCCTCGGGGCGTTCTTCGGCAGCGTGACGGAGGCCGCTGCCGCGTGCGCCGCGGTGACGGCGGCACGGCTCCGGCCCGCGGTGATGGAGCTGATGGATGCCGCGGCGGTCGCCGCCGTGAACCTGCTGCTCGGCCGGCCTGCCGCCGCGGCGGGCGCCGCCTACGTGCTGGTGCAGACCGACGGTGCGGGGGCGGAGATCGAGGCCGCGGAGATCGCGGAAGTGCTGGGTGCCGCGGGGGCGCTCGGCCTGCGCTCGACCGCCGATGCGGCGGAGGGGGAGGCCGAGCTGGCCTTTCGCCGGAGCTTCCACGCCGCGCTCGAGGCCGACGGCGACGTGCTGGTCGAAGACGTGTGCGTGCCCCGGTCGCGGCTCGCCGAGATGTTCGCCGCGATCGAGCGCATCGGGGCGGCGTACGGGCTGAGCATCCCGACTGTCTCGCACGCGGGCGACGGGAACCTGCACCCGAACTTCGTGATCCCCCGCGAAGGGGTCGCGCGCCCGCCGGGCGCCCCTCTCGTGGTGCCCGACCACGTCTGGGCCGCCGCCGACGAGCTGTTCGAGACCTGCGTGGCGCTCGGCGGCACCCTCACCGGGGAGCACGGGGTGGGGCTGCTCAAGAAGCGCTGGCTCGAGGGCGAGCTCGGGGCCGAGCAGCTGGAGTTGCAGAAGCGTGTCAAGGCGGTGTTCGACCCGCGCGGCGTGATGAACCCTGGCAAGGTCTACTGA